In Daucus carota subsp. sativus chromosome 4, DH1 v3.0, whole genome shotgun sequence, one DNA window encodes the following:
- the LOC135152295 gene encoding uncharacterized mitochondrial protein AtMg00810-like, with product MAAPRTSHFTAVIHILRYVKGTIFYGLHYPYNSSLELHAYSYADWGGNPSTRCPTTGFCFFLGDSLISWRSKKQSPASKSTAESEYRALADTTQELIWLRCLLEDMSVTHSPATSIYCDSKSAIDIAHNDVFHERTKHIEIDCHFTRQQVAKGTV from the coding sequence ATGGCAGCTCCTCGTACCTCCCACTTCACAGCTGTTATTCACATACTTCGCTATGTCAAAGGCACCATATTTTATGGACTACATTATCCATACAACTCTTCACTTGAATTACATGCCTATTCATATGCTGACTGGGGTGGTAATCCATCTACCAGATGTCCCACGACAggtttttgtttctttcttggTGATTCTCTTATCTCTTGGCGTAGTAAGAAACAATCACCAGCTTCTAAGTCAACTGCCGAATCGGAATATCGAGCTCTTGCCGACACCACACAGGAATTGATTTGGCTACGATGTTTACTTGAAGATATGAGTGTAACTCATTCTCCAGCCACTTCTATCTATTGTGATAGCAAAAGTGCGATAGACATTGCTCACAATGATGTTTTTCATGAACGTACTAAACATATCGAGATCGACTGTCATTTCACTCGTCAACAAGTTGCAAAAGGCACAGTTTGA